Genomic segment of Leishmania panamensis strain MHOM/PA/94/PSC-1 chromosome 20 sequence:
GCACTGTTATCGTCCCGGTTCAGGGCGACGTAGAGCGCACGCAGACAGAGGTAGCGCAACACCTGGCGGTTGTATGTCGACGTGAACTGCGGCCACTTGCtgttcagctcctcctgcagtgTTTTATTGTCCATGAGCTCCTCAATGCGCTCTGGCGTGAGTGGCGTCACGGCCAGGCCCGTGGAGGCATAGGCATTACTGTTGCAGCCCCCGTGTTGCTTTGACGGCGCGCAAACCTCATTCAACGTCGgtatggtggtggtggtggtgccgctcgGTGTCTTCGCAGCGACGTAGGGCTTTTCCAGAAACTGCAGAAGCGACGCAATAGCACCTCGTGCGAGCATAGTCGTGAAAAGTAGCGGCTCAAGGTTCTCTTGCTCTCGCTTGACTGCATCAATGGCTGCGCGAAGGGGCTTATCACAagacgcggcagctgccgtAAGATCTACTTGCAGTTGCACATACGACGCCGCTTGTTCTGCCGAGGCAGTCGACTCCTTCATGCCGTCCGATGCCTCTGATGCTGCAAGGGCGACGCTGTGCACCAGCTCAGtgatgagctgcagcagcataCTCAGTGTACTTCTGATCCCGCGACGCACTAGCTGCTCGGTGAGAGAGACTTCATTATATACGTTATCGATATCGCTTTGTAGCAGACGAAGCATCTCTAGCAGGTCTTGCAGGCTGTGCGCTGTGCGAAACTCCGCAGTGGGCACGAGATCCAAGGAGTGCCACGCCGAGAAGATCGTTGGCGATGCCTGCCACATCCCAACAGCGGGGACAAGGCTcaaggtggaggtgctcggTTCTGAGGGGCTGTTGCGAGTCACGCTGTCGCGCATGCCACCGAACACAGGCGCACCTTGGTCAATGGGCGACGGCATAAAGAGGTGAAAGTCGTGAATGCCACGGCCAGCCAGCGCAATAGCTGGCGCGCCTGCAGGAGTGGTCGGTCGACCGTTGGGGCGGAGGGGAAGATTCACGAGTGGCGTGGCAATCTCGACAGCTCTGCCGTGGGACGGTGCCGTGACCGCGGTTGTTGCATCCATCGTGGTGGCGTCGTCACTGTAAGCGAGTATAGACACAGGCAGTGAGAGGGTAGCTGTCTTGCTGTCCGTTCTGTCAGGTCGTGCAGTGTGGTCTAGTGGCGCGGGCAGGCTTGCCCCGTCGAAGATCTCCGACGTCGGTTCCTCTATGTCTGCTGCAGGGATAACGATGGCCGAGGTTTGCGTGTCCCGACCCGTGGAGGCCAGTGCTCTGGGTGTTCGGTTGAAGCTCTGCCGAGCCCTTTCCATctcatcctcttcctcctcactgAAACGGATATCCTCGTTCTCATTATCGAGAACGTTCATGTGAATGCCAAGCGACCCCGTTCGCCGGTCGCCTGGCCGTCCAGTCAGCTGATCCACCAAGGACAAATTCGCTGACGAAGGCCTCTCGAGACGCCACCAGTCCATGGACCCCATGCTGACCAGGATCTCTGCTTTGCCGACAAACCCATCCTCCATCAACGCCGACACGGCGGAGTTGTACAAGTGCCCATTGAATGAGCTGCCAGTGGCGGCCGCATTCCCAAATGAGGAGGTGATATCACTGCCTCTGACTGGGTTCGTGTCATGATTGTTCGCAGTGCCGCCGGCCACAGCGGGACGTGCGCCATCGAAAAGCACCGCGGCGAGCGGGTTGTCCACCTTGTCCTTGTGGTACGCTAGGTCGATCATCGCATCATGGTAGATCGACTGAGTGCGCGAAGACGACGTCGGCAGCGTGCGGGTGAAGGGGGCGGACTGCACAATGGAGTTGCTGAAGCTAAAGAGCGGCCGGTCATGGTGatacggcggcggcatgaGAGAaacctgcagcggtgcgtcaAGGATGGCAGAGTGCACGACACCGATGTTTCCTGGGGAGGCGCAGGACGAGGCTGCTGTGGGAAAGCTGTTCTCATGACCCAAATTTGAACAGCTCAGCTGCACCGGCGAGACACCGTTGTggctgtgctgctggggTAGTGGCAGTAGTCGAAGCGACTGCATGGAGGGCGAACTTAAGCGGCAACCGCTGTGGTAGGGTGTCAGAGATCCCGATGGGTAGGGGATCGGGCTCGAGGTGGCGTGCCAATATGGGGCTAGTGACAGGGGGGCTGAAGTCCCCCCTGCACGCGTGGGTGACGGCGCCTGTCCTGCTGCCCACCCATACCCGGGCCACGGGGACGCTAGGAGCTGCGAGTCGAGGCGAGGCGGGGTGTAGATGCAGTTGACTGTCTTCACCCTAGACGCTGAGGAGAGTGGAGTCAGCGGCGTGACACTGTGCAggccctgctgcggcgtacAGGGGTTAGCGTAGTTGCCGCTGCCTTTCAGGCTGTGCTCGGCGCGtccctgttgctgctgatgcgccgTTATCTGTCCTTTCAAGACACCCGAGTCGACTTGCCCAGGTCCATACGCCGAGGCTGATGCGCTGGCGGATGAGGGCCACGAGTGCAACATGCTGCGATTCAGCTCTTCTGTGCGTGGACTACGATGGTGTGAGTAGCTGTTGTACGGTGGGCTCGACAGCTCCTGCTGAGGGTCAATGGGATCGTGGATGATTTGCTCCTGCGGTGGAGTCGCTGACccagctgccgcaggtgCGGTGTGCTCGCTTATTTCTGGTTCCATCGAAGACGGAAGCAGAGGGGACAGGGCAAAGGACTTCGTCCAcggctgtgctgcgcagTGCCGCCAAGCAAGAATGAGTAGGAGGAGCGCGTCTGCGGTGGAACgaatagaaaaaaaaagacctGAAAATGAAAACAAGACGAACGCTCTTGGGAGGACGCCCGCTTGATCGTGCAAAGGCAACAGAGACCGCACGGCAGCGAGAGTGTAACGTCACGTCCGCGTCAAAAGAACccacacgagagagagaagcgcaaacgAGAGTTAAAGACGAACACCGCAAGGGGACAAGGTAAGGTCTCGAGTTTCTCCCCCTGTTCTCTTAATCTCGTATCTTTggagagacgcacgcacacacacacacacacacacatgtgatggggaaaaaaaaacaagaatATAAAAACAGCGTACTTTGTTATTGACCAGCGCGCTTCATCGACAACGCTGTGAACAGAAGAAACGACCCAACCAACCAAAGCGCCACTCAGCgcgtgaaaaaaaaaaataaaaagaggagacgagagaagtagagaggggagaggcgaaagaGCGTAATAAAGCGGCTCTGCACACATAAGCTAAGggggatagagagagagaaccgGTGAAATTAATAGAGAGTCGATCGACAACGAATAAGCGAAGCAACAAGAACAAACACATAGACGGCCAgcggggcacacacacacacacgagaagagagcggcagatagaaggagcaggaggagaagtgaaaagaaaaggaggtgggGAACATAAAGGCGAGTGTGACTTAAAACTTCGAATACAAATCAAATCCACGGGTGTAGCACAGAGGAAAGTAAGTAATGAACCGCAAAAAGGAATGGAGGAGATAGGAAGGTACGCGCGAGTACACACGGGGTCcgacacaaacacaaacaaacacaatGCAAAGCAAGCACGcacaaagggagaagaaTAACTAAAAAGccggagagaagagggaaataATCACAAGAGAATGAGAGAGCGCTCACGAGCTGGTGTTCAGACTAGGGATGCAACGAATAcactcatacacacacacacacacgagagagagaggggggaggggagaggggtagTCATCTACTCGCGTATGATTTCTGAGGTACAAGTACGAAAGGTCCCATCAACACGCACAGTGATCGATACGAACGAAAGAGCAGAAATCCAGATGGATCCGTTCGCGACGGAGCAGGTTGTTATCCTGAATATTACTGCGGTAGAACgagcaaaaagaaacacGAGAAGGCAGAGTctgaggggggagagcgactAGGTTGCACGGACAACAAAGTCAGTGATGGCTACAGAAACCCTGATACGCAACGACgagcggggggaggctgAAGAGAAATGTAAAAACTGACAGTACGTATACACTGCAGCGAACGTACGCAAACCACCCGAGTCAGAAAAGCTCCCCGTCAAAGAAAAATTCAAGAGTAACTGCGAGGTAAAGACTCGACTCGACCAAAATGACTCTTGACCGAGAAAAGGCACAACGATGagcgcaaagagagagagacgaatGAACAGAGAAAACAGAAGAGGCAATTCCCTCACGCCAGAAAAACGTAAGAGGGAGTGTGTGTACGACCGACAAAGAGAGGGATTGaggatgtggaggaggagccagCAAAGATGCAGAGATAagatgaagagggaaaaggaatAATAAGCACTTTTGCGCCGCCGGGATGACGCGTCCAGCCCACCGTCCAGCGAGACGAGAGCAGTGACGGAACCaacgaccccccccccaaaaaaaaaggagataAAAACGAAGGATGAGGGTTGCACACAAACcacagaaggggggagggcgcaCACAAATACGAAGCTCtactatatatatatatatatatatatatgcgaCACGGCGTTATGTACTCTTGTTggccttttgttttcttttctctacTTCGCGATCGACTTCACTCCATGTCAGAGTATTCACACTTCCACGGGACAAatgcctctgtgtgtatgaacgcctgtgtgtgtgtgtgtatatgtatCTGGTCCCGAGAGAGAGTCCACCACTTGTTGTGATGCTTCctcgcctcttttcttttcccttttacgtccccctccttgtcgtgtgcgtgcactGGAGAGAGCAAGGGAGATGCACaggagcgggagagggaaggaggaagggagtaGGATTGGgggaaaaaaacaacaacaacaagccAGCCAGCCAGCCAGCAGACAAGGGTGCACACGGTGTGAATGAAGAAGGCGGTGATCGACTAGGCCTACTttctgaaaaaaaaagagagaaccaAGAAGACGAGAATATGGTGtccacccgcacacacaccctacacacagacacactcGCGCCCTGCAAAAGAAGGCGCTCCCTAACGAATCAGCAACTGCTTGCGTCAGGTGCGCAAGAACGAGCGCGCGCGCTATGGAAGAAGGGAGTGGTGAGAGGAGGCTGAAGGCGTGGACAATTACAAAGGAATGAACAAAAAACCACCCTgaaaacaaacgaaaaaaaaacagcagcagcagcaacgtgTGAAATTGCAGTCCATAACAAGTTCTGTTCGTCGGTACTGCGCTTTTCTGTTTGTCGTCGCCTGCACGGAGACAGAAAATAGAGAGGAAGAATAAGACAGAGAGCAATGCAATCGTTTCACCAGTTGTGCGCGCATGTAGAGAGAGTGCACGTGTGAAGACAAAAAATGCAGCCACTTCAACAGAGATCGACACGCGTGAGAGGAGCTCAGCTCTGAAAATGTCCCTTGACACCCCCTCAGCAAACACGTGGGACTTTCGATGAGTCCCTTGCGACAAAGCTGTTCCTCTTCCAGCCCTGTTTGTGGTTGGGCTGTTATTCGAGCAGAGAGTTTCGAgcgcacccactcacccgGTCGGTACTGTTCCGTTTCTTCGTTTTGCTTCGGTCACTGCTTCGCTGGCGTCAACAGTCAAGTGAGTACGCCACCGCTACTTTTTCGTGTTCCTTTTCGGGGTGGCGGCAGGTCAGGGCATGGTAGGacgggaaaggagaaagtAGAGTTGGTCAAGTGGATGTGATACTCGTCGCCCACACGagagtggagggagagaaggggtcCAAAGGcatgagagaaaaaaagagggaagcggAAAAGAGTAGAGAGAAGTGAAAGGTGTTGCCAGGGCTCGAGGTgcgcgagagaagagagagaaggagggtcAGCGTGCCACTCACCCGACACCTGTTTGCACTAAAGCGAACTGGGACCGTAGAAAGGGCATTCAGTCATCACAGACGCATTAGTCACGGCGGTCGGCATGGCCACCACGAAACTTTGTATTTCTACGTGTATGGTTCGTGAGATGCGCTGTTTTGTGGTATCGGGGACTTGATCGTCGCCTGTTTTGTCTGTGTCGCTTTCTCACTGGAGGTTGTGCTACGATGAACACGCTGTGCGTGTCCTtcgccccacccccctcctgtCACCTGTGTGCAGTACACCAATAAAACTGCGTGCGGTGCGCTCCAACGAACGCGACATCATTCACGCACGTCAACGGAACTGTGGACTAGGCAAGAGACGGAACTAGAGAAGCCTCCTGACAGCATTAgctccaccccacccccgagAAAACGTGCCGTGTTGAGGAGCAAAAAAGTTGTCCCCTAGCACGTATCTCGTTCACACACATCCCCAAATCAGAAGAGCTGCGGGTCCTCCTAGTTGCTACAGGGACCTCTGTAGCGTGGCCCATACACGCAGACCCGAGCCTTCGCTTCCGTtgccgccaccctctccaTCGTTAGTGACTAGAAAGAAGTCAGAATGCACACATTGCAGGACGCCTCTGCGGCACCTTGGCGGACTAGTGATGCGTAGAGGCGCACTTCTTCGTCAGTGCACATGTCCACAAACTCGTACCAGTTAATGTGATGGGCAAACTCCTCCCAGGTAAGGAAGCCATCGCGGACagggtgcggcagcggcgtcgacTCTCGACTGCGCAACCGCGCGCCCCGAAGCGCCTCGAGCTCAGCGCAGCGACTACAGTTGATCTGCGGGTGAGGTGCACCTGCcgcgccacggcggcgagCATCAAGAGTGGTGCGCACAACTTCGGATGCACAGGGTcgcagcccccctctctccacgcaACGCAGATTGTACCGTGGAGTTGCCTGCATCTCTGCCAGTGCGCGTCCTAGTGCGTAACCGCCAAACGCCCTGATCTCCGGCGTCTGCGCAACAGCCAAGAAGTCCTCCCACAAGTAGCTTCGAGCAACCTCAGCCACGGTAGTCGTACGCTGGGCGCTGATCGGTACCGCACGCTCAGGGACGCGCAAGAGCCACGATGTTGCTGTACAGGGGACCTCTTCCGCTTCCCGCCCATATTCTGGAGTGCGGCTCGCAGAAGCCGAGGCTACACCAGACCGCCGCAGGGTTGTGGTTGCAACACCAGGGGAAGAGCGAGCGCCGGCAGTGCGATGGTCAAAGAGAAAGTTCGCCGCGCGCCGGCACGGCACGCGCTGCTTTTGACGCCGTCCTGCTCCGCGAccactgttgccgctgccacggtgGTCATTCGACGGATCACTGTAGCCGTTGAGCAGATCGGAAACAAAACCGCGCACCTTGTCGATCCCAATAATGTTCACTAGACTCATGTACTGCCTTTTCAGCTGCCTCGCGCAGGACTCCCGGTGGAGAAATAAAAGGTGCCAAATGGTGTCACACACGTCGTGGCGCTGAACAGCGTCCCACTGTAGCCGTGCGTCCTGTGTCGAGCCGACGAGCAGGCTGGCTGCGCCTGCCAACTTCCAAAGCGGGTCATCCGCCGCGCCAGGTGAGCGGTAAAGTGAGAGGGAAACGAGTAGCGAATCAACAACAAGTTGTCGAATGGCAATGACCCGACTCCAGAGCGGTACAGTAGACCTTGGCCGCTGCACCAACGTCTGCCCACTGCCCTCTTGCGCTTCTGTGGAAAATTGCTTCGCTACCGATAGCTCCTGCTCGAGGTGCACCTGCCACGGAAGGAGCTGCGCTTGACACCCTTGAGCTACACCGGACAAGCGTATGCGCGCGGACGGCTTCGATGGCCACAGAGTGTCCCAGCTCGACTTCACCTCCTCAACGTAGCGTATCATTGCTGTGATGAAACCGTCTTCGATGTGTAGCTCCACGGGTGTCAGCCAAAAAGCGACGACGGAGCAGTAGAGAATAGGCGTGATTCGGAGCAGCTTGCGTTCAATCCGAAACCCGCTTTCTTTGTCATcgacgagctgcgcaacgacgcgctgcttcgccgACGGACGCTCATCGTCTACCTGGAAGCTGCGAAAGCGCAATTGAATCAGCTGCATATCGCCCCTGTCAGCGTCCTCAGAGGGTCTTCTCGCCGCCAGTTGACTCGCGTCCGTTGCCAGACGTGCACCTTGCGCAAAGCAGAAATCGACCGGCTCCATAGCCAAGAGCAACATCTCCTGCAGCCGTCCTTCTCGTTTGTCAGTGGTGCGGCACAAGACGTACATGCTGGCGACGTGCAGCGCGAACGAGAACTGTGGGAAAGGCAGCGTGCGGTAGGCATCAATGGTTGGCTCCATCGTGATACTCACGGCGTAGCTGATGCCGTGCACGCCGCGTACGCGAACAAaaagcagcgacgacgtACCGATGGCGGCGTCCTTCACCTCGAGCTCGCCCTGGAGTGCGTCGACCTCGCTGGACCAGCGTCCAATCTGCTGCGGATCGAAGTTGAGTACgcacgacgccgctgccgccggtgttGTCTTTTCCGTGCTAGCCGCTGACCCATCAACGCTGTCGAGAAGAGCCCAGAGCTCCACCTCAGCCGGAAGCTGTCTGGCAGCAGGCGGCACGTCCCACGTCCACGACTTGCGGCGACGCGGAAACACTGTCGAGACACGACGCATCCCGCGCTGCCGGAAACAGATGGTGAAGGATGTGCGGTtctccagcaccagcggcggtTGCAGGGCTTCCTCAACCTGCACGCACATGATGCATCCCTTGTGCTCGTATGTCGTGACGCTGAATacctttgcctcctcccgTCTCACAAACAGTTC
This window contains:
- a CDS encoding hypothetical protein (TriTrypDB/GeneDB-style sysID: LpmP.20.1470); amino-acid sequence: MEPEISEHTAPAAAGSATPPQEQIIHDPIDPQQELSSPPYNSYSHHRSPRTEELNRSMLHSWPSSASASASAYGPGQVDSGVLKGQITAHQQQQGRAEHSLKGSGNYANPCTPQQGLHSVTPLTPLSSASRVKTVNCIYTPPRLDSQLLASPWPGYGWAAGQAPSPTRAGGTSAPLSLAPYWHATSSPIPYPSGSLTPYHSGCRLSSPSMQSLRLLPLPQQHSHNGVSPVQLSCSNLGHENSFPTAASSCASPGNIGVVHSAILDAPLQVSLMPPPYHHDRPLFSFSNSIVQSAPFTRTLPTSSSRTQSIYHDAMIDLAYHKDKVDNPLAAVLFDGARPAVAGGTANNHDTNPVRGSDITSSFGNAAATGSSFNGHLYNSAVSALMEDGFVGKAEILVSMGSMDWWRLERPSSANLSLVDQLTGRPGDRRTGSLGIHMNVLDNENEDIRFSEEEEDEMERARQSFNRTPRALASTGRDTQTSAIVIPAADIEEPTSEIFDGASLPAPLDHTARPDRTDSKTATLSLPVSILAYSDDATTMDATTAVTAPSHGRAVEIATPLVNLPLRPNGRPTTPAGAPAIALAGRGIHDFHLFMPSPIDQGAPVFGGMRDSVTRNSPSEPSTSTLSLVPAVGMWQASPTIFSAWHSLDLVPTAEFRTAHSLQDLLEMLRLLQSDIDNVYNEVSLTEQLVRRGIRSTLSMLLQLITELVHSVALAASEASDGMKESTASAEQAASYVQLQVDLTAAAASCDKPLRAAIDAVKREQENLEPLLFTTMLARGAIASLLQFLEKPYVAAKTPSGTTTTTIPTLNEVCAPSKQHGGCNSNAYASTGLAVTPLTPERIEELMDNKTLQEELNSKWPQFTSTYNRQVLRYLCLRALYVALNRDDNSAGELATEQQGCSTTIDADAPATASTTLETVVSAWVEEQVLLWTAQQPTITPKYCHATSANPTFDDADRVAVREGLCGALPSFERVAEVLSVYRDGEGWRWWYSLLSHAMLCNFHVRENKRIFSYVEKQLLDSSAASAVAMRNVLARQEVTVEEVEEELEKVELELSTMEESGKAQRVTILQRILRRIFVFALVSSVQRTLGKDTPVLGSQLATYVQLQRKPLVDVEAQLSAHHTECTTHVKHIHTFVSHFPGTATAAQPSSQSQLWTLCRTTTASGVCNHMNQTHLSLISSLSPDLQPDDTFFQWNSPTVASLEVLFTHPKIDKGTMDRSESVPTVTTTATGAYTDGSGADRARAAAALIRDLTTRLVATVQSLCTLLQSDVDITEAHEMFCTSPTKMCAPSTRALRRLQASLAETNQCIRACMASLHIVD